A genome region from Balneolaceae bacterium includes the following:
- the gyrA gene encoding DNA gyrase subunit A, whose translation MAREKIVPISIEDEMQSAYIDYSMSVIVSRALPDVRDGLKPVHRRVLYGMSELGMLHNRNYKKSARIVGEVLGKYHPHGDSAVYDTIVRMVQDFSLRYPLVDGQGNFGSIDGDSAAAMRYTEVRMQRIAEEMLTDINKETVDYQSNFDDTLQEPTVLPGMLPNLLINGSSGIAVGMATNMAPHNITEVINGIVAYLNNPDIETKELMEHITAPDFPTGGIIYGYDGVKEAYETGRGKITMRARASTEELRGNREQIVVTEIPYQVNKTTLIEKIASLSEDKIEQISEIRDESDREGMRMVIVLKRGSNPGIVLNQLYKYTQMQQTFGVISLALVKGRPKVMALKELIYHFVEHRIDVIIRRTLYDLDQAEARAHILEGLKIALENLDEVIKTIRASDSPQEANEKLRRRFALTDLQAKAILDMRLQKLTGLERDKIEEEYGQIVEKIAGFRSILSNRDEQYAIIEQELTELRDRYGDDRRTQIVYSADDFSVEDMIADEDVVVTINNKGFIKRMPVSGYRRQRRGGKGMKGTTTKDEEYVEHLFVATNHNYILFFTEKGQCYWLKVYEIPEGSRTARGRAIVNLIDIDKDDNIKTFVPVKTLDDEEYINSHYIIMATKEGQVKKTSLEAYSRPRRDGIIAINIREEDSLLGAALTNGESNVILANKKGRAIRFHEDDVRDMGRNTSGVKGMSLSKNNELVDMVVIKNTHEATVLAISENGYGKRSLVEDYREQSRGGKGVITLKVTKKTGNLIALKEVSDNDDLMVITEAGKIIRMNCEEIRTMGRNTQGVRLMRLGDEGAIAAVTRVVNEDEDDTV comes from the coding sequence ATGGCTAGAGAAAAGATCGTGCCTATATCTATAGAAGACGAGATGCAGTCGGCCTACATCGATTACTCGATGTCGGTCATCGTCTCACGCGCCCTCCCCGACGTTCGCGACGGACTCAAGCCGGTACACCGGCGCGTGCTCTACGGAATGAGCGAGCTGGGCATGCTGCACAACCGAAACTACAAAAAGAGCGCCCGCATTGTCGGTGAGGTGCTCGGTAAGTACCACCCCCACGGCGACTCAGCGGTCTACGATACCATCGTACGCATGGTGCAGGACTTCTCCCTGCGTTATCCGCTGGTGGACGGCCAGGGCAACTTCGGATCCATTGACGGCGACTCGGCCGCGGCCATGCGGTACACAGAGGTACGCATGCAGCGTATCGCCGAGGAGATGCTGACCGACATCAACAAGGAGACGGTCGACTACCAGTCCAATTTTGACGACACCCTGCAGGAGCCTACCGTCCTCCCGGGCATGCTGCCCAATTTGCTGATCAACGGCTCTTCAGGCATCGCCGTGGGCATGGCCACTAACATGGCGCCCCACAACATCACCGAGGTGATCAACGGCATTGTGGCCTACCTCAATAACCCGGATATCGAGACCAAGGAGCTGATGGAGCACATCACGGCTCCTGACTTCCCCACCGGAGGTATCATCTACGGCTACGACGGGGTGAAGGAGGCCTATGAGACGGGTCGTGGAAAGATTACCATGCGTGCCCGCGCCAGCACCGAAGAGCTGCGCGGCAATCGCGAGCAGATTGTGGTCACCGAAATACCCTACCAGGTTAACAAGACTACACTTATTGAGAAGATCGCCTCCCTGTCGGAGGACAAAATCGAGCAGATCTCGGAAATTCGGGACGAATCCGACCGTGAGGGCATGCGGATGGTCATCGTGCTGAAGCGCGGCTCCAATCCGGGCATCGTGCTGAATCAGCTCTACAAGTACACCCAGATGCAGCAAACCTTCGGGGTGATCAGCCTGGCCCTGGTCAAGGGGCGTCCCAAGGTGATGGCTTTGAAGGAGCTGATCTACCACTTCGTGGAGCACCGCATCGACGTGATCATCCGCCGCACGCTTTATGACCTGGACCAGGCCGAGGCGCGCGCTCATATTCTGGAGGGTCTCAAGATTGCCCTGGAGAATCTGGACGAGGTGATCAAGACCATTCGCGCTTCCGACTCTCCACAGGAGGCCAACGAGAAGCTGCGTCGAAGATTTGCCCTCACCGACCTGCAGGCCAAGGCCATCCTGGACATGCGCCTGCAGAAACTTACCGGGCTGGAGCGCGATAAAATCGAAGAAGAGTACGGACAGATCGTCGAGAAAATTGCCGGCTTCCGCAGTATTCTGAGCAATCGTGATGAGCAATACGCTATTATAGAACAAGAGCTCACCGAACTGCGCGACCGTTACGGTGATGATCGCCGAACGCAGATCGTCTACTCGGCCGATGACTTCAGCGTGGAGGACATGATTGCAGATGAGGACGTGGTGGTCACCATCAACAACAAGGGCTTTATCAAGCGCATGCCGGTATCTGGCTACCGTCGCCAGCGGCGAGGGGGCAAAGGCATGAAGGGCACCACCACGAAGGACGAGGAGTACGTGGAGCATCTTTTCGTGGCCACCAACCACAACTATATCCTCTTCTTTACCGAGAAGGGACAGTGCTACTGGCTGAAGGTCTACGAGATTCCCGAGGGCTCGCGTACCGCGAGGGGACGGGCCATCGTCAACCTTATCGACATCGACAAGGACGACAACATCAAGACCTTCGTGCCGGTGAAAACGCTGGACGACGAGGAATACATCAACAGCCACTATATAATTATGGCCACCAAGGAGGGGCAGGTCAAGAAGACCTCTCTGGAAGCCTACAGCCGTCCCCGCCGCGATGGCATTATTGCCATCAACATCCGGGAGGAGGATTCCCTGCTGGGCGCCGCACTGACCAATGGGGAGAGCAACGTCATTCTAGCCAACAAGAAAGGGCGCGCAATCCGATTCCACGAGGATGACGTTCGCGACATGGGTCGCAACACCTCCGGAGTGAAGGGTATGAGCCTGAGCAAGAACAACGAGCTGGTCGACATGGTGGTGATCAAGAACACCCATGAGGCTACGGTCCTGGCCATTTCCGAAAACGGATACGGCAAACGCTCGCTTGTGGAGGACTATCGTGAGCAGAGCCGGGGAGGAAAGGGCGTAATCACGCTCAAGGTCACCAAGAAAACCGGCAATCTTATCGCACTCAAGGAAGTCTCTGACAATGACGATCTGATGGTGATTACCGAGGCAGGTAAGATCATCCGGATGAATTGCGAGGAGATACGGACCATGGGCAGAAATACCCAGGGTGTCCGTCTCATGCGATTGGGCGATGAGGGGGCCATCGCCGCAGTGACGCGCGTAGTTAACGAAGACGAAGACGACACCGTCTGA